In one window of Chryseobacterium phocaeense DNA:
- a CDS encoding lipopolysaccharide biosynthesis protein: MSVVARQGFKYSIIGYIGFLLGTISAIFIFPSNFEFYGQLRYILPTAEMLVPVVVLGISYSNVKFFHRVEKDGKKQNMLSLSLLVIFINFIIFMGVFFILPYLFPKFTHTEAWKLKEMVLPLILILSFCAIFNKYTSNYKRIVVSNIFDNLFPKIANLGAFCLFVYFSLSQQIAFAFFFGMFALMLFGYIYYANKLERINLDFSTDYFKKDNFWKEFFNYSFFGFLGTFGNYLAINNFMIGEFMGMEEVGIYSVLYALISLISVPQLGLFNISAPIISKTLAEGDMEELDRFHKKTSLSLYFLGAILFACIMVGFPYLTKFMPENGTMLREYEPVVWIWGSAVLIDLATGFNGNIISLSKYYRFNILIMVLLAGLTIGLNYYFIKNTDLKLIGIALSTAISLTTYNVIKIAFNYFMFKVSPLTIEMIFVSIICTLAITVAIVLPNFNNNFINLVYKPVVVLILIYIGNYFTKVFPLEDYLNIKFIKSIFKFK; this comes from the coding sequence ATGAGTGTAGTAGCGAGACAGGGCTTCAAATATTCCATCATAGGTTATATTGGTTTTCTTCTGGGTACCATATCCGCCATTTTTATCTTTCCATCGAATTTTGAATTTTATGGACAGCTCCGCTATATCCTCCCTACCGCAGAAATGCTGGTTCCTGTAGTGGTTTTGGGGATCTCCTACTCCAACGTTAAATTTTTTCACCGGGTGGAAAAGGATGGCAAGAAACAGAATATGCTTTCTCTTTCCTTACTTGTTATTTTTATTAATTTTATCATTTTTATGGGCGTATTTTTCATACTGCCCTATCTTTTTCCAAAATTCACTCATACGGAAGCATGGAAACTTAAGGAAATGGTTCTTCCGCTGATCCTGATTCTTTCTTTCTGTGCCATATTCAATAAATACACGTCTAATTACAAGAGAATTGTAGTGTCTAATATTTTCGACAATCTTTTTCCTAAAATAGCCAATCTTGGAGCTTTCTGCCTATTTGTATATTTTTCTCTGTCCCAGCAAATTGCGTTTGCCTTTTTTTTTGGAATGTTTGCTTTAATGCTTTTCGGATATATCTATTACGCCAACAAGCTGGAAAGGATCAATCTGGATTTCAGTACGGATTACTTCAAAAAAGATAATTTCTGGAAGGAGTTTTTCAACTACAGCTTTTTTGGATTTCTTGGCACGTTTGGGAATTATCTTGCCATCAACAACTTTATGATCGGCGAATTTATGGGAATGGAGGAGGTAGGAATCTATTCCGTTCTGTATGCCCTGATTTCCCTGATTTCTGTTCCACAGCTTGGACTTTTCAATATTTCCGCCCCTATCATCAGTAAAACACTTGCAGAAGGTGATATGGAGGAACTTGACAGGTTTCATAAAAAGACTTCTTTAAGCCTGTATTTTTTAGGGGCCATTTTGTTTGCATGCATTATGGTGGGCTTCCCTTATCTGACTAAATTTATGCCTGAAAACGGGACCATGCTGAGGGAATATGAGCCTGTGGTATGGATCTGGGGCTCCGCAGTTTTAATTGATCTCGCGACAGGATTTAACGGAAATATTATTTCCCTTTCGAAGTATTACCGGTTCAATATCCTGATCATGGTTCTTCTGGCGGGACTTACCATAGGTCTTAATTATTATTTCATTAAAAATACAGATCTGAAACTGATCGGAATTGCCTTATCTACGGCTATTTCACTCACGACTTATAATGTGATTAAAATTGCTTTCAATTATTTTATGTTTAAAGTTTCTCCGCTGACGATAGAAATGATCTTCGTGTCCATCATCTGTACTTTGGCGATTACCGTAGCTATTGTACTTCCCAACTTTAATAATAATTTTATCAATCTGGTTTACAAACCCGTTGTAGTCCTGATTCTCATCTATATCGGAAATTATTTCACTAAAGTATTTCCATTGGAGGATTATCTGAATATAAAATTTATTAAAAGTATTTTTAAATTTAAATAA
- a CDS encoding FkbM family methyltransferase has translation MSLYQKIAEKLQYISPSFYKKRYFKNLAHLTKENFSERNVEPELVWIKEYLPKKAVILDIGANVGTFLYQLENKLDHEHIYGFEPNKKLYRRLKRLFPGMRIFPLALSDENTTAEFKVPVINGRLIASRGTLNTSYKEKDEEKSYTEKVKVIKLDEWAAIEHFDRLDFIKIDVEGNEMKTLSGAEKIIRQFRPTLMVEMEQRHHENPIWNDISEIKNWGYDAKYLNRRSFELELLTEEILIQNTNDEKNKTSYINNIIFTPKNQ, from the coding sequence ATGTCTTTATACCAGAAAATTGCAGAAAAGCTACAATATATAAGTCCGAGTTTTTACAAGAAAAGATATTTTAAAAATTTAGCCCATCTTACCAAAGAAAATTTTTCGGAACGGAATGTAGAACCGGAGCTGGTATGGATCAAGGAATATCTTCCGAAAAAAGCTGTAATACTGGACATTGGAGCTAATGTAGGAACTTTTCTCTATCAGTTGGAGAATAAGCTGGATCATGAGCATATTTATGGTTTTGAACCGAACAAAAAACTGTATCGCCGTCTGAAAAGATTGTTTCCAGGAATGAGGATATTCCCCCTGGCGCTTTCTGACGAAAATACAACGGCCGAATTCAAGGTTCCTGTGATTAACGGCAGGCTGATTGCTTCCCGCGGAACTTTAAATACCTCCTACAAAGAAAAAGATGAAGAAAAAAGCTACACCGAAAAGGTAAAAGTGATTAAACTGGATGAATGGGCGGCCATAGAGCATTTCGACAGACTGGATTTTATTAAAATAGATGTGGAAGGCAATGAAATGAAAACATTGTCCGGTGCTGAAAAGATTATCAGGCAGTTCCGTCCCACCCTGATGGTGGAAATGGAGCAAAGACACCACGAAAATCCCATCTGGAACGATATTTCTGAAATTAAAAACTGGGGATACGATGCAAAATACCTTAACCGCAGGAGTTTTGAGCTGGAACTTCTGACGGAAGAGATTCTGATCCAAAACACTAACGATGAAAAAAACAAAACCAGCTATATCAACAACATTATTTTCACGCCAAAAAATCAATAA
- a CDS encoding lysophospholipid acyltransferase family protein, which yields MITNYKDYTDSIESLKQKVLNDDSLAHYKDNPFVSIKTDTDQFFTNLNKYHLLPDSSAFDRSSSFFKNVVLYQLINQLDTQCNYQLFTDELISIHQREHIPKTSLFCSFHYGAFIQIPAILKMLDIDFVVISLTIDSYDVVNWDTKDKSDVADRERIDQPVSINPFEKESIFKIYKYLKKGVSVLIYLDGVQANIDQQDKRIKKIDFLTQQLMLSSGIMEISQKLKVPVVPVIAERTEDHKIKAVFHHLENREDFERENYAGDFIQEAVNVLCSYLQKDPAQWQEWTHIHQKMIYRQPENSVKKGFFERFLERARQSMYKPNSKSLLKFNREDYEIISIHHESYIVCIRNYVSFKITDKLRQILLSLEKSEVTLRHLTKFVPPGLLKDLLQNKIIISR from the coding sequence ATGATCACCAATTACAAAGATTATACAGATTCCATTGAAAGTTTAAAACAAAAGGTTTTAAATGATGATTCGCTGGCTCATTACAAAGACAATCCTTTTGTAAGCATCAAGACAGATACGGATCAGTTTTTTACCAACCTTAATAAATATCATCTGTTGCCGGACAGTTCAGCTTTTGACAGAAGTTCTTCTTTTTTCAAAAATGTTGTACTGTATCAGCTTATTAACCAATTGGACACCCAGTGTAACTATCAGCTTTTTACAGATGAGCTGATCAGTATCCATCAGCGCGAACATATTCCCAAAACCAGCCTGTTCTGCTCATTTCATTATGGAGCTTTTATACAGATTCCGGCCATCCTTAAAATGCTGGATATAGATTTCGTGGTCATATCTCTTACCATCGACAGTTATGATGTGGTGAACTGGGATACCAAAGATAAAAGCGATGTGGCAGACAGGGAAAGAATAGACCAGCCGGTCTCCATCAATCCGTTTGAAAAAGAAAGCATATTTAAAATATACAAATACCTGAAGAAGGGAGTCAGCGTACTGATCTATCTGGATGGGGTTCAGGCCAATATTGACCAGCAGGATAAAAGGATCAAAAAAATTGATTTTCTCACCCAGCAACTGATGTTGTCTTCAGGAATCATGGAAATTTCTCAAAAATTAAAAGTTCCCGTGGTTCCGGTAATTGCTGAAAGAACTGAAGATCACAAAATAAAAGCAGTATTTCATCATCTTGAAAACAGGGAGGATTTCGAAAGGGAAAATTATGCCGGGGATTTTATACAGGAAGCCGTGAATGTTCTCTGCTCATACCTGCAGAAAGATCCTGCACAATGGCAGGAATGGACTCACATTCATCAGAAAATGATCTACAGACAGCCGGAAAATTCTGTCAAAAAAGGTTTTTTTGAAAGATTCCTGGAACGGGCCAGACAGTCTATGTATAAACCCAACTCAAAATCACTGCTCAAATTCAACCGGGAAGATTATGAGATCATCAGCATCCATCATGAATCTTATATTGTCTGCATCCGCAATTATGTAAGCTTTAAGATCACAGACAAGCTCCGGCAGATTCTTTTATCGCTGGAAAAATCTGAAGTTACGCTCCGTCATCTGACAAAATTTGTTCCCCCGGGCCTGCTGAAAGATCTCTTACAGAATAAAATCATTATTTCACGATAA
- a CDS encoding beta-ketoacyl-[acyl-carrier-protein] synthase family protein — translation MNVVITGMGIISSLGKNLEENRTNLFSGKTYITLPEFLQTHNSHFSVGEVKYSDNSLQQMASADDKKKSRSAYLSVISAKEALKDAGIEPGLYPGKTALLSGSTVGGMRETEIIYKDYFHNDFEGEYLENHEGASTVEDLADLLKTDLNISVNTACSSSLNTIMAGARLIKNGMCDLAIVGGADALSKFTLNGFNSLLLLDKDICRPFDRERRGINLGEAAGFLVLESEESARKRNKKPYALVAGYGNANDAFHPSSSSEEVTGLQLSMTKALNEAELSPSHIDYINAHGTGTRNNDSTEIASMKKIFGTVPVFSSTKSLTGHCLAAAGVVESIFSVISLQENRPVANYNFQHPIEDILPYTGEAFGGEIRHVMNNSIAMGGFCSTLIFSKLS, via the coding sequence ATGAATGTTGTCATAACCGGAATGGGGATCATCTCTTCATTGGGAAAGAATCTTGAGGAAAACAGGACTAATCTGTTTTCCGGGAAAACCTATATAACCCTCCCTGAGTTTTTGCAGACCCACAACAGTCATTTTTCTGTAGGGGAAGTAAAATACAGTGATAACTCATTGCAGCAGATGGCGTCTGCCGATGATAAAAAAAAATCAAGATCTGCCTATCTCTCGGTAATTTCAGCAAAAGAAGCTCTGAAAGATGCAGGGATTGAACCGGGTTTGTATCCCGGAAAAACAGCACTGTTATCAGGTTCCACGGTAGGTGGTATGCGGGAAACAGAAATCATCTACAAAGATTATTTTCACAATGATTTTGAAGGAGAATATCTTGAGAATCATGAAGGAGCCAGTACGGTGGAAGATCTTGCAGACCTGTTAAAGACAGACCTCAATATCTCGGTAAACACCGCCTGTTCATCATCACTTAACACCATTATGGCAGGTGCACGCCTGATCAAAAACGGGATGTGTGATCTTGCTATTGTAGGAGGGGCTGATGCTTTGTCAAAATTTACACTCAACGGTTTCAATTCTCTTTTACTGCTGGATAAAGACATCTGCCGTCCTTTTGACCGGGAGAGAAGAGGTATTAACTTGGGTGAAGCTGCCGGTTTTCTGGTTTTGGAATCTGAAGAATCTGCCCGTAAAAGAAATAAAAAACCTTATGCTTTAGTGGCAGGGTATGGGAATGCCAATGATGCATTTCATCCCTCTTCCTCTTCCGAAGAGGTTACAGGACTTCAGCTATCCATGACGAAAGCATTAAATGAAGCTGAGCTAAGCCCGTCTCACATAGATTACATCAATGCACACGGAACAGGAACCAGAAATAATGACAGTACAGAGATTGCTTCCATGAAAAAGATCTTCGGAACAGTTCCCGTGTTCAGTTCTACCAAATCGTTAACCGGACATTGTCTGGCCGCTGCAGGAGTGGTAGAATCTATATTTTCAGTGATTTCACTTCAGGAGAACAGACCTGTTGCCAATTATAATTTCCAACATCCTATAGAAGATATTCTTCCGTATACCGGAGAAGCTTTCGGCGGGGAGATCCGGCATGTGATGAACAATTCCATTGCAATGGGAGGCTTTTGCTCAACGTTAATCTTTTCAAAATTAAGCTGA
- a CDS encoding beta-ketoacyl synthase chain length factor, which yields MKFYIENSYGIGPFENRDFKDFETRKTQDGDVFKVIEPDYYECLKTHIVRRGSRSAKFGMYAALKCMENQNPQNIEGIMVGTSLGGLRNFEEFTLQMIDLEEVNMSPNPFIQSLHSTLSGNLAIELGTHAYNITYTNRGNAFETALLDAEMSFMEGQEQILLGSSDENSVNYQFSVVKDHFLDQDNVSQAVSGEGAAFFKLVSRKSQDTVTVTDVATFYNIGHEEFKDKISELLDKNGIHKDDISLVISGLKKDMSEDIHPGEITLFYKDFVGEYPTSISFAMWLGENIIRKNTVPDIFGKKEPEEISNILILNEYRKYKSVIILSKH from the coding sequence ATGAAATTCTATATTGAAAACTCTTATGGTATCGGTCCGTTTGAAAACCGCGATTTTAAAGACTTCGAAACGCGGAAAACCCAGGATGGAGATGTCTTTAAGGTAATTGAGCCTGATTATTATGAGTGCCTGAAAACCCATATTGTAAGAAGAGGATCAAGAAGTGCGAAATTCGGGATGTATGCCGCTCTGAAGTGCATGGAAAACCAAAACCCGCAAAATATTGAAGGAATCATGGTGGGCACCTCACTGGGAGGACTGAGGAATTTTGAAGAATTTACGCTTCAGATGATTGATCTTGAAGAGGTGAATATGTCACCCAATCCATTTATCCAGTCTCTTCACAGTACCTTATCCGGAAATCTGGCTATAGAACTGGGAACACATGCCTATAATATAACTTATACCAACCGTGGAAATGCTTTTGAAACAGCCCTGCTGGATGCGGAAATGAGTTTTATGGAAGGGCAAGAGCAAATACTCTTAGGTTCTTCAGATGAAAATTCAGTGAATTATCAGTTTTCTGTTGTCAAAGATCATTTTCTGGATCAGGACAATGTATCGCAGGCTGTATCCGGAGAAGGAGCCGCATTCTTTAAGCTGGTCAGCAGAAAAAGTCAGGATACGGTTACTGTAACTGATGTGGCAACATTTTATAACATCGGTCACGAAGAGTTTAAAGATAAAATTTCAGAACTTCTGGATAAGAATGGAATTCATAAAGATGATATCAGTCTGGTTATTTCAGGGCTTAAAAAAGATATGTCCGAAGATATACATCCCGGAGAAATAACCTTATTCTATAAAGATTTCGTAGGAGAATACCCAACCTCCATCTCTTTTGCAATGTGGCTCGGAGAAAATATAATCCGAAAGAATACGGTTCCTGATATTTTTGGAAAAAAAGAACCTGAAGAAATCAGCAACATCCTGATATTAAATGAATACCGAAAATATAAATCTGTCATCATCCTTTCAAAACACTAG
- a CDS encoding glycosyltransferase, with the protein MAKIGIISPPTLGHVNPFLILGKALIKRGHDVVFFQQIDMKDKIEHAGITFRRIGKSLPSDSIKTVQKELGHKHGLEAMRFWMKQQIGLFKMWFIDLPKLIDHENLDCLLVDQSDPVGACVAEYKNIPFITVCMGLDLDWEEGIPPFFLDWEYGEDEKQIIRNKIGFKNFVKDFQPLFDYVNKKREEYQIPPYDYTKTLYPVSPVAQIAQMPGFLDYPRKHKPEIFYNTGPFIDEDPAADIGFPYERLNGNPLVYISLGTILNMRSDVFEMIGESFSDIHAQLLISTGNKATEISTDVLPEDTIICEYVPQRKVLEKSSLCITHGGMNTVMDALSQGVPVLVIPISFDQPGTAARIKYKKAGEFIKFSTLSKEVINETVKKIMNDPAYYEKAKEMKKAFSELNGLETAINIIEKKIKDHV; encoded by the coding sequence TTGGCTAAAATAGGCATCATATCACCTCCTACCCTGGGACATGTAAATCCTTTTTTGATATTGGGCAAAGCGCTCATCAAAAGAGGACATGACGTTGTTTTCTTTCAGCAGATTGACATGAAAGACAAAATAGAACATGCTGGAATTACGTTTCGCAGGATAGGAAAATCCTTACCCTCAGATTCTATAAAAACTGTACAAAAGGAACTTGGACATAAACATGGCTTAGAGGCGATGCGGTTCTGGATGAAACAGCAGATCGGGCTGTTCAAAATGTGGTTCATAGACCTTCCCAAACTCATCGATCATGAAAATTTAGACTGCTTACTGGTTGACCAAAGCGATCCTGTAGGAGCATGTGTGGCAGAGTACAAAAATATTCCTTTCATCACGGTCTGCATGGGTCTTGATCTGGACTGGGAAGAAGGAATCCCTCCGTTTTTCCTCGATTGGGAATATGGAGAGGATGAAAAGCAGATCATCCGGAATAAGATCGGATTCAAAAATTTTGTGAAGGATTTTCAGCCTTTATTTGATTATGTAAACAAAAAAAGAGAGGAATACCAAATTCCCCCTTATGACTATACCAAAACGCTTTATCCCGTTTCACCTGTTGCTCAGATTGCCCAGATGCCTGGATTTCTGGATTATCCGAGAAAACATAAACCGGAAATATTTTACAATACAGGTCCGTTTATTGACGAAGACCCTGCAGCTGACATCGGATTTCCGTATGAAAGACTTAACGGAAATCCTCTGGTCTATATTTCTTTAGGAACTATCCTCAATATGAGGTCTGATGTTTTTGAAATGATCGGGGAAAGCTTTTCAGATATTCATGCCCAGCTGCTTATTTCTACGGGAAACAAAGCCACAGAGATCAGCACGGATGTATTACCGGAAGACACCATTATCTGTGAGTATGTACCTCAGCGCAAAGTGCTGGAAAAATCTTCATTATGCATTACCCACGGGGGAATGAATACGGTGATGGATGCGCTGAGCCAGGGAGTCCCTGTTCTCGTTATTCCGATCTCCTTTGACCAGCCGGGAACAGCAGCAAGAATAAAATATAAAAAAGCCGGAGAATTTATAAAGTTCAGCACCCTTTCTAAAGAAGTGATCAACGAAACGGTGAAAAAGATCATGAACGATCCCGCCTATTACGAGAAAGCCAAAGAAATGAAAAAAGCTTTTTCAGAGCTCAACGGCCTGGAAACTGCCATCAATATAATAGAGAAAAAAATAAAAGACCATGTTTGA
- a CDS encoding class I SAM-dependent methyltransferase produces the protein MFDNDNLTALEAQRQATFICYAPMIFQSVKTMLNLGIMDVLKKAGDEGTTIDEISQETGVWKYGVRVLLQSALGAGVVYQKDEKFKLTKTGVFLISKQLAAQIHINFVNDVCYNGMFYLEDSIKNKNAEGLKVLGDWDTIYDGLSELSPDVKKSWLDLDHYFSDVSYDAAFEILSKESFTNILDLGGNTGKFCRYLIQKMPDIQFTIGDLPGQIGMARKEMAASGLDTSNIHYQTLNILNEDSEPEGKFDIIWMSQFLDCFHEDDITSILKKCKKALAENGRIFVQDAFWDRQRFETGAFSLQQFSLYFTAMANGRSQMYDFPTFKEAVEKAGLEIIEIHDHIGRSNSLLKIK, from the coding sequence ATGTTTGACAACGATAATTTAACTGCCCTGGAAGCTCAGCGGCAGGCTACCTTCATCTGCTATGCCCCCATGATATTTCAGTCCGTAAAAACCATGCTGAACCTGGGAATTATGGATGTTCTGAAAAAAGCAGGTGATGAAGGCACCACGATAGATGAAATTTCACAGGAGACCGGAGTCTGGAAATACGGGGTACGGGTCCTGCTGCAGTCTGCTTTGGGCGCCGGAGTCGTTTACCAGAAGGATGAAAAATTTAAACTTACCAAAACAGGAGTATTCCTTATTTCCAAGCAGCTTGCCGCGCAAATCCACATCAATTTTGTGAATGATGTATGTTACAACGGGATGTTTTATCTGGAAGACAGTATTAAAAATAAAAATGCTGAAGGGCTAAAGGTGTTAGGGGATTGGGATACTATTTATGATGGCCTTTCCGAGCTTTCTCCTGATGTAAAGAAAAGCTGGCTGGACCTGGATCATTATTTTTCTGATGTTTCCTATGACGCAGCCTTTGAGATCCTCAGCAAAGAAAGCTTCACCAATATCCTGGATCTGGGAGGCAACACGGGTAAATTCTGCAGATATCTGATCCAAAAGATGCCGGACATTCAGTTTACCATTGGTGATCTTCCCGGACAGATCGGGATGGCACGAAAGGAAATGGCAGCTTCCGGTCTGGACACGTCCAATATACATTATCAGACGCTGAATATTTTAAATGAAGATTCCGAACCCGAAGGTAAATTTGATATCATCTGGATGAGCCAGTTCCTGGATTGTTTTCACGAAGATGATATTACGTCTATTCTTAAAAAATGTAAGAAAGCACTCGCTGAAAACGGACGGATTTTTGTGCAGGACGCATTCTGGGACCGACAGCGGTTTGAAACAGGAGCATTTTCTCTGCAGCAGTTCTCATTATATTTTACGGCAATGGCCAACGGAAGAAGCCAGATGTACGACTTTCCGACTTTTAAAGAAGCCGTTGAAAAGGCAGGACTTGAGATCATAGAAATCCATGACCATATCGGGCGCAGTAATAGCCTTTTAAAAATAAAGTAA
- a CDS encoding SDR family NAD(P)-dependent oxidoreductase: MLKKIALITGAAKGLGRNIALEMAGQGIDLILHYNRSEDEMKSLMEEIAQYPVAVYPVQGDFTDNALLDRFFEEKIVPLFSEQTYSGLDYLINNAGIYEFDNFNKLNTEFLDRIFNINFKAPLLLMKNCLKYMNDNGRIINILSTTAQRPYKKMIGYGASKAALQNASKAMVPDFGKRGITVNNIIPGVLAIDNKKMGVSEKIISEMYIKNYAVKRTGIPEDITGLIMFLTGEGSGWITGENIEVSGGYIYQ; encoded by the coding sequence ATGTTGAAGAAAATTGCTTTAATAACCGGAGCCGCAAAAGGTCTGGGAAGAAATATTGCTCTTGAAATGGCCGGGCAGGGCATTGATCTGATCCTGCATTATAACCGTTCGGAAGATGAGATGAAATCCCTCATGGAAGAAATCGCCCAATATCCGGTTGCCGTTTATCCCGTACAGGGAGATTTTACCGACAACGCGCTTCTGGATCGTTTTTTTGAAGAAAAAATAGTCCCGTTATTCAGTGAGCAGACCTATTCCGGGCTGGATTACCTGATCAATAATGCCGGAATTTATGAGTTTGACAATTTTAACAAGCTTAATACGGAGTTTCTGGACAGGATATTCAATATTAATTTTAAAGCGCCTCTGCTGCTTATGAAAAACTGTCTGAAATACATGAATGATAACGGACGTATCATTAATATCCTTTCCACAACCGCTCAAAGACCCTACAAGAAAATGATCGGTTACGGAGCGTCGAAGGCAGCGCTTCAAAATGCATCAAAAGCAATGGTTCCGGACTTTGGAAAAAGAGGAATTACCGTCAACAACATCATTCCCGGAGTTCTTGCCATCGACAATAAAAAAATGGGCGTAAGCGAAAAGATCATCAGTGAAATGTACATTAAGAATTATGCCGTAAAAAGAACCGGAATTCCGGAAGATATTACAGGATTGATCATGTTTCTGACCGGGGAAGGCTCGGGATGGATCACCGGTGAGAATATTGAAGTATCAGGAGGATATATATACCAGTAA
- a CDS encoding methyltransferase domain-containing protein: MKDIETRLRILHKLFNKYSEQSEVYLHSEYLHRDIRSPKAVLEIVRETVDIRSAVDIGCGLGSWLSVLIDQGVDDVLGIDGDHLPLDKIMIPEDKLLRTDLDKAYPEIGRKYDLAICLEVAEHLSPDSADALVKFLTGLSDAVLFSAAIPYQGGINHVNEQWTEYWREKFNQAGFEYYDLIRSRIWNSPDVKWWYKQNCFLVLKNDVFKGLEQKEILNLVHPELFLQYRILNEK; the protein is encoded by the coding sequence ATGAAAGATATAGAAACCCGTCTCAGAATATTACATAAACTGTTTAATAAATATTCGGAACAGTCTGAAGTTTATCTTCATTCCGAATACCTGCACAGAGATATCAGATCACCAAAGGCTGTTCTGGAAATCGTCAGGGAAACCGTAGATATCAGGAGTGCCGTAGATATAGGATGCGGCCTGGGATCCTGGCTTTCCGTACTTATAGACCAGGGTGTGGATGATGTGCTCGGAATCGATGGAGATCACCTTCCATTGGATAAAATCATGATTCCCGAAGATAAGCTGCTTCGTACAGACCTTGATAAAGCTTATCCCGAAATCGGCAGAAAATATGACCTTGCGATATGCCTGGAAGTGGCGGAACACCTCAGCCCGGATTCTGCGGATGCGCTGGTAAAGTTTCTGACCGGTCTCAGTGATGCCGTTCTTTTCTCCGCCGCGATTCCTTACCAGGGAGGCATTAATCACGTTAATGAACAATGGACAGAATACTGGAGAGAGAAATTCAATCAGGCAGGTTTTGAATATTATGATCTGATAAGGAGCAGAATATGGAACAGCCCGGACGTAAAATGGTGGTATAAACAGAACTGTTTTCTGGTACTGAAGAATGATGTATTCAAAGGTCTGGAACAGAAAGAAATCCTGAACCTTGTACACCCTGAACTCTTCCTTCAATACAGAATACTTAATGAAAAATAA